GTTTCAGATGTTCGATCACATACTCCACGGAATGCCAACGGTATTTCCTGCCCATATGCAGAGCCACTGAGCAGAACACGCATTTGTAGGGGCAGCCCCGGCTGGTAAAGATGGATATCTGCGGCCCCTTGAAGTTGGAGCGGCTCAGATACAGGTAAGGGCTGTTCAGATAATCCGAAAAATCAATAAGATCGTAAGCAGGGAACGGAAACTTGTCCAACTGCTTGAGATATTCCCTGGGCTTGAACATCAGCAATCCGGCATGCATGGAGGCAACCCCCTCTATGCTGCTCAGGGACTGGCCAGCCCCAAAGCGTTGCACGAATTCCCTGAAACTTTCCTCTCCTTCCCCCACCACGACATAATCGCATTTTCCCGATTGCAACAAGGCTTCATAACGAATGGTGGCGTGGGGTCCCCCAAAGACCACCAGGGCATTGGGAGCAGCTTTGCGACTCAAAGCCGCCACTTCTTCCGCATATTCGGCCTGCGCCGTAAACGGCATGGAGATTCCAACGATGTCCGGCTGCAGCTCGGCGATACGCCGTTCTATGGCGGGCATGGGTGTGCCGAATACATCCATGCCATCCCTGTGTTCCATCGCAAAATCCGTCACCAGGCAATCGAGGATATGCAGTTCGCAGTGATCCCGGATCATGGAAGCGATGCTGAGAATTCCCAGGGGAAAATAAGTATTGAATGAAGCGGATTGGGGGGAATACCCCTGGGGTGGATTGATCAGCAGGACTCGAGGGGTATTCATCAGACAAATCCCTGTCGCAAGGGGCACACACAGTATTCCGGTTTATTCTTGGTTGTTTCCCGGAACCAGAACAAACCCTGAACCCACGGATTCAGAGTGTTTCGATTATTCTGGCGAAATCCTTTGTAGTCAAGCTTTGGGACTCTGCTACATAGTCCCGCATACCGGACAGTACTTCCGGTTTCCTGTCCGCCAGATACCGCCTGCCCTGTATCACAAAATCCAGGGCCGCCGGTACATTTCCGTTCAACTCATAACAAAGGGGAGATAAGCCCAGATCAGCCATCAGGCCCGTCACTTTCTCATCATACGAAAATGCCAGCATGGGCTTTTCCAGCAACAAGGCCAGAATCAAGGCATGAAAACGCATGCCAAAAACCATCTCGCAGCCATCGAAAACAGCGCCAGCGCCTGCCAGCCCCTGGGCGGAATCCCAGGTTCGCACCTCACGCAGCGCCAGGGATGATCTCAATCGCTCACAGAACTCAATGTCCATCCTGGGATCAAAAGCGACCAGTACGGGATCAAGCCCCTGCTCCACCAGTCCCTTGATCAGCCCTACCCAGAATGAAAATCCTTCTTTCTTCCCCGACGGGTTCCATGGCCGTGGCGCTATGGCAACCAGGTTCTTCTGCACGGGCATGGCAACGTCTGGGCGCAGGATCTTACCCAAAGCCAGTACAGGATCCCTGGTCAGCCGGTAATCGTCACGGGGGCACAGTTCCCCGGCAATATCGAGTGACAGTCGATCCCGCAGGCTTACGCTGGAAGCATGCCGCAGTATCTCATGCAGCAGATACCTCCCCGGAGCGCTTCTGGGCCTGCGCAAGCTGTTGGCAAACAGGGCATAAGGAATCCGTTTCTGTCTCAGGTAGAGAGTACGGGAATGCCAGCCGATCAAATGAGTAAGCGGCGTGTCATACAACAATCCTCCGGCGCCAATGATCACCCGGTCCGGCAGCGGCTGTCCTGTATTTCTGGCGTGCCGCCTGACGGTGTTCCTCAGACGCTGAAAATAGTCCGGCAGGTTCCTGTAGTCCAGCCAGCGTACCTGGGATTGAATTGCCTGAGATACCGTTGGTGAAAATGTATATAGCAACGGCTCCATCCCATTGGCTTCCAGGAAGCCCGATTCCGCCAAGCCAATGAGTTCATCACCAAGATTTCCACCGCCAAAGCCTCCCATGATGGCGCAGTTTGCACTCATGCCGCCTGGCCTCCTGTCAGGAACCCTGGAGCCTGAATACGCCTCAACCACCATGCCTGATAGGCAAATGCAATCAGGTGCGCAAGAATGACGGCAATGAGCAGCCCGCTAACACCATCTACAGGCATGAGCAACCCTGCGGCGAGCCCAAGGGTGGCAAGGGCCGATACCAGGGACTGCAAGCGAATCCGGTGGTATCCATGAAAAGTCAGTAGGGTTCCCAAGTATCCCAGGCCAACACGAAGCACCGCGATCACCGCAAAATAGGGCATGAATTGCGCCAGGTCCTGCAGTGCCTGCCCATACAGCAACCGAACCACCTGCAGCGGAAAACCCCAAAGGGGCAGCCAGACAGCCATTGCCAGGAAGAAGCACAACCCGAGATAGTATCGCTTGTGGATATCACCCTGCTCACCTCTCAGACGCGGCAGGAAAAACACCGTCAATATCTCAGTCAGCATCATGACCATGAGCACAACCCGCACACCTCCCTGGTACATGGCCAGTTGCTCCGGCAACAGCAGATACATGAGTGTGGAATCCAGCAGCAACAGAGCATAGCCCACCAATGCAGTGACACCGTACAAAGACGAACGTTTCAGATATACGGCAATTCGCCGCCAGTGTAAAACCGGGTGATGAGCCGCCAGGTGCAGGTGGATGAAATATCCTCTGGAGACCAGCATCATCAACACACGCAACAGGAAAAATACCCCAATGACTGTCCACAAGGACACCGCACCAACCAAGACCAG
This sequence is a window from Thiolapillus brandeum. Protein-coding genes within it:
- a CDS encoding polysaccharide pyruvyl transferase family protein; translated protein: MSANCAIMGGFGGGNLGDELIGLAESGFLEANGMEPLLYTFSPTVSQAIQSQVRWLDYRNLPDYFQRLRNTVRRHARNTGQPLPDRVIIGAGGLLYDTPLTHLIGWHSRTLYLRQKRIPYALFANSLRRPRSAPGRYLLHEILRHASSVSLRDRLSLDIAGELCPRDDYRLTRDPVLALGKILRPDVAMPVQKNLVAIAPRPWNPSGKKEGFSFWVGLIKGLVEQGLDPVLVAFDPRMDIEFCERLRSSLALREVRTWDSAQGLAGAGAVFDGCEMVFGMRFHALILALLLEKPMLAFSYDEKVTGLMADLGLSPLCYELNGNVPAALDFVIQGRRYLADRKPEVLSGMRDYVAESQSLTTKDFARIIETL
- a CDS encoding lipopolysaccharide biosynthesis protein, giving the protein MKDFLLNGFSFFARFAGNSLVFFWLARLLDEAEFGRLSFIFLLANFALVLMDFGLYFLVVEAVLRARYFRIAALLKVKYITSALGLLLMGGVGLVLFSFRGQLSEDYLPYLMLLLSTVMLALSQHYLYHFRVQGRYQVETVTQTFYSLGVLLGVGLLVLVGAVSLWTVIGVFFLLRVLMMLVSRGYFIHLHLAAHHPVLHWRRIAVYLKRSSLYGVTALVGYALLLLDSTLMYLLLPEQLAMYQGGVRVVLMVMMLTEILTVFFLPRLRGEQGDIHKRYYLGLCFFLAMAVWLPLWGFPLQVVRLLYGQALQDLAQFMPYFAVIAVLRVGLGYLGTLLTFHGYHRIRLQSLVSALATLGLAAGLLMPVDGVSGLLIAVILAHLIAFAYQAWWLRRIQAPGFLTGGQAA